A window of Photobacterium toruni genomic DNA:
GCGCGATGGCACTACCGAAGTTAAAATTGGCGGTGAAAGTAATCAAAAATTAGCTCAGTTAGCGCAGATTTTACCGTTACAGTTAATTACTCCTGAGGGGTTTGATTTATTAATTGGTGGCCCTAAATTTCGACGTGCTTTTATTGACTGGGGTGTGTTTCATGTTGAACCAAAGTTCTATAATGCATGGAGCCGTTTAAAACGACTGACGAAACAACGTAATGCATTATTAAAGCAAGCACGAAGCTATCGTGAACTCAGTTACTGGGATCAAGAACTAGCACTACTTGCTGAGCAAATAAGTGTGTGGCGTCAAGATTATATTACAGCCGTAAAAATAAAAGCGGCTGAAATATGTCAGGTGTTCCTACCTGAATTTGAAATCCAGCTCGGTTTTTATCGTGGCTGGGAAAAAGAGACACCGTATGCTGAGCTGCTGCAACGTAATTTTGAACGTGACTGTCAGCTTGGCTATACCGTAAGTGGGCCCCATAAAGCTGATTTACGGATTAAAGTTGCTGGAACACCGGTTGAGGACGTTTTGTCCCGCGGTCAGCTAAAGTTAATGGTGTGTGCATTGCGTTTAGCGCAAGGTTTACATCTGACAGAGGCCACCGGCAAACAGTGTATTTACCTAATTGATGATTTTGCTTCCGA
This region includes:
- the recF gene encoding DNA replication/repair protein RecF (All proteins in this family for which functions are known are DNA-binding proteins that assist the filamentation of RecA onto DNA for the initiation of recombination or recombinational repair.); translated protein: MALTRLLVQDFRNIAQCDIALASGFNFLVGANGSGKTSVLEAIHYLGHGRSFRSHLTSRVIRHEQQQLFIHGRVTDNNNLTLPLGISKQRDGTTEVKIGGESNQKLAQLAQILPLQLITPEGFDLLIGGPKFRRAFIDWGVFHVEPKFYNAWSRLKRLTKQRNALLKQARSYRELSYWDQELALLAEQISVWRQDYITAVKIKAAEICQVFLPEFEIQLGFYRGWEKETPYAELLQRNFERDCQLGYTVSGPHKADLRIKVAGTPVEDVLSRGQLKLMVCALRLAQGLHLTEATGKQCIYLIDDFASELDSHRRALLAQRLKETNAQVFISAISREQVVDMLDENGKLFMVEHGKITQDN